The following proteins are encoded in a genomic region of Candidatus Acidiferrales bacterium:
- a CDS encoding SPOR domain-containing protein yields MGRGRSNSGSAMVLESRHLVGVFLVAVVLGGVFFTLGYVLGRSQQADAKIAGPRPVPGLKAADQPQRGSSPGAEPVISPADWDFYKKAGKTKPQLVPAPPVEEKRERSVPAPRPVAPAPTGAKNMVQVAALKNPDEARHLVARLKRKRYAAFVVPPGSDSYYRVQVGPFADAREAEAVRQKLAQEGFKAIVKH; encoded by the coding sequence ATGGGGCGGGGGCGGAGCAACTCGGGTTCGGCGATGGTGCTGGAGAGCCGGCACCTGGTTGGGGTTTTCCTGGTGGCAGTCGTGCTCGGAGGCGTCTTCTTTACGCTCGGCTACGTGCTTGGCCGCTCGCAACAAGCAGACGCAAAGATTGCCGGGCCCCGCCCCGTGCCAGGGCTAAAAGCCGCCGATCAGCCGCAGCGGGGTTCGTCGCCAGGCGCGGAACCAGTCATTTCACCCGCCGATTGGGATTTCTACAAGAAAGCCGGGAAAACAAAGCCACAATTGGTGCCCGCGCCGCCAGTCGAAGAAAAGAGGGAAAGAAGCGTTCCGGCTCCTCGCCCGGTTGCGCCGGCTCCCACTGGAGCCAAGAACATGGTGCAGGTGGCGGCACTCAAGAACCCGGACGAGGCTCGGCACCTAGTGGCCAGGTTGAAGCGAAAGCGCTATGCGGCATTTGTTGTGCCGCCCGGGTCTGACTCTTACTATCGCGTACAGGTGGGGCCATTTGCTGACGCCCGGGAGGCGGAAGCGGTCCGCCAAAAACTCGCGCAAGAGGGCTTCAAAGCCATTGTCAAACACTGA